The following are encoded in a window of Microcaecilia unicolor chromosome 14, aMicUni1.1, whole genome shotgun sequence genomic DNA:
- the GNB2 gene encoding guanine nucleotide-binding protein G(I)/G(S)/G(T) subunit beta-2: MSELEQLRQEAEQLRNQIRDARKACGDSTLAQITAGLDPVGRIQMRTRRTLRGHLAKIYAMHWGTDSRLLVSASQDGKLIIWDSYTTNKVHAIPLRSSWVMTCAYAPSGNYVACGGLDNICSIYSLKTREGNVRVSRELPGHTGFSVGKLDESATQVGEVI; this comes from the exons ATGAGTGAACTAGAGCAGCTGCGCCAGGAGGCAGAGCAACTACGAAACCAGATCCGA GATGCAAGAAAAGCATGTGGGGATTCCACACTGGCTCAG ATCACTGCAGGCTTGGACCCTGTGGGACGGATTCAAATGCGGACACGGCGCACACTGCGGGGGCACCTGGCAAAGATCTATGCGATGCACTGGGGCACTGACTCGAg ATTATTGGTGAGTGCATCTCAGGATGGGAAGCTGATCATCTGGGACAGTTACACCACAAACAAG GTCCACGCAATCCCTCTCCGGTCATCCTGGGTTATGACCTGCGCCTATGCTCCCTCTGGAAACTATGTGGCCTGCGGGGGGCTGGACAATATCTGCTCCATATACAGCTTGAAGACCCGCGAGGGCAACGTGAGGGTGAGCCGGGAGCTACCAGGACACACAG GTTTCTCTGTAGGCAAGCTGGATGAATCAGCCACGCAAGTGGGTGAAGTTATCTGA